The genomic window CCTGCGAGACGatgcggcgtcgacgagcatGCTCTTGCCTGTTGACCATGGTCAACGTGTTGGCCGCACCATGGCGGAGAACGCGGTAGTTTGGGCTCTTTTGGAAATTCGTGTTCCCAGAGTATATATCTTTGAGCGCACCCGTCGTGTTGAGATTCAGTCTGTTTGGGGCGTATCGAACGCAAGGACCTGTCATGATGGTCAGTACAATACGCCGTTGCTTTTTCTATGCGTCGAGGCGCACCGTAGCGTTCATGTTGCCTCCACATGTCGACGTGAATATCGCCCTTCCAGGCATGGTAGGCAGCGTACAGGTCCGTGACTCTGGCCAGGAACGGTCCAGGATACTTTGAAAGAGGGTGGAAGTACAAGCGTCGAATGCATAACACTGTTATCTAGGCAGCGTTAGCAGTGCTAGCACTTCTTTGTGCTTGTTCAATTTGTCAAGGGGCTCCTACTGAGGTGATGACCACCACAAGCAGTACAGATGCCAACAGGAAAAAGATTTGCAtgttcatcatcatcatgctGAGGATCTCTGCACCCCTTTGCGCGGTGCGCGTTAGGAACAGTATACGGTTCTGAGTATCAAGCTTGACAGGCTACCAGGCCACGGCAAGTCTGAGTGAATCTAAGACTTAGATGTATCCAACACCCCAAACGTAAACCTTCTGGACATGATTCTGGGGCCAGTCTATGTCTATAAGCCACAAAAGTATTGGCCCTACTCTACTATCAGAGAAAAAACATCAAGACTGTCCAGGCCACGAAGCAGAAAACTTCTCTTTAGCATGGGCGTCGAGAATGCTGTGGCCTGACATGTACTTCCCTTTATGGTAATATTACAAGTCGAACCGTAAGCTCACGCCCTGACCCTTGCCGCATGACAAGCTCCAAATGTCGTCACGAATAAGACTCTTATGCCTTTGCTCACACCTGAAATGGCGTGTAATATCTGTGGGGCACCGACCTAATATCTTTCATGCTAAGGCGACACCTTGTCATAAGCCAGTGTCAAGTCATCCGACAAGGACTTGGACCTCATGCATCAGCAGTTGTCTGTATTGTAAGCGCAAGTGAATCTGGTTTGTTTCGAATCCTGCCAAAATTAGCTAACACCTGCTCAGCAAGTAGTACCAAAAAAGACATCCGTATTTTCCACCCCTGGTGGATGCGAAAGACGTTGTCCCAAGTGTATTTTGGTCATCGATACATGATTTGAATACTCGCAACAGAACAACAAATTTACTGCATCATTTTTATTCGATCCTGCAGCTTGAATTCCACTGTTAGAATGCATCCAGCAGTTTCTGCGTCAGAGGCGGCGCTTCAGAAAGACAATGAAGTGGCCTGCACGCTTCTTATTGAGCTTCTGGCTCATCAGTTTTGTTATCCCGTCCAATGGATCAAGACGCAAGATCTTATTCTGGGAGACCAGGAGACGAACCGAGTGGTGGAATTGGGCCCAGGTAATACATTGGTCAAGATGGCCGAACGGACTATAGCGCAAAAGTATGCGCAACAAGACACTGCGGCAAACATCTCACGACAATTGTTAAGTTTTCAGCAAAATTACGATCAAATATCCTACGAACAAAGGACTGTAAATCCATCATCACACGAAAAGACTGAAGACGCATCTGGGGGATCTGAGCCGAAGCCCAGCCCTTTGGTATTGAGTGCTTCGCCCCAACAAAGTGCGCCAGCCACCGTCGTTCAACAGTCTACTGTCATGGCAGTCGAGTTGGAAGATGAGCCAGCAAGGGTAATCGATATTACTACAACCATTGTCTGCTTGGGCCTAAAAAAGCCACTGGATGGTATTGATACGACCAAGTCCATAAGGGCGCTTTCCGGGGGTCGCTCGACTCTGCAAAATGAGATTGTTGGAGATCTTGGGGCCGAGTTTGGTGCTATACCAGATGGTGCGGAGGACATGTCCATCGACGATTTCTGCTCTTTAGTGCAGGGCACCTTTGCTGGAAAGCTGGGGGCCAAGTGTTGCTCAGCAATCGAGAAGATGACATCACACAAGTTTAGCGGATCATTCCAGGGTTCCGGAATACGCAAGTATCTCAAGAAGCAATGGGGACTCGGTCCCGGCCGTCAGGATAGTGTACTACTCGCGGCTTTGGTGTCACAACCGCAAGCCAGGCTACAGAATcatgacgaggccaaggtctTTATCGACGGCATAGTCCAGCAATATATTCAAAAACACGGTCTGGTCCTACCGGCTGAGTCGAGCTTTGCAGGTCCCTCTGCGGCCCAAACCATGGTCGGCGTTGAGGTCCTGGACTGCTTGGAAGAACGGCAAAAAGCAGTTCTTCGGGAGCAACTCCAGCTCTATGCCAGGCTCCTGGGCGTTGACCTTGATGCCCCGGAAGCTGCAAATGCCGCACTTCGCCAACGCATATCGGAACTGGAAGGGCAGTTGGACGAGTGGAATACTGAACATGGAGAAGCTTATGCATCTGGTTTGAAACCCGTCTTTACACCACTGAAAGCACGTGTCTATGATTCTTGGTGGAACTGGGCCATGCAAGATCTCATGATACTGATTTCCACGGCCACATCTGGGAGTCTGAGTGATATAGAACCAACCATGGATCGCCTGAAAAGAAACCTGGTGCAAAAAGCTCACCCGAGGCTCGTATGCGCGATACGTCACTTTTCAAGTAcaacgacaaaagcccaTGTGGCTGAAATCCTGCGCGACGTCTTATCCCGATGCCAGACGTCCGTGAACGAGATGCCGATGGTTTACTGGCACGACCAGTCGATGGCCCCAGTAACCACAGTCGATCAATCCGGCAAGATAGTCTACAGCGAGAGGCCTAGGGGAATACGCATTGACGATGATGTGCTTCCAAGGATTGGCCGCAAAGTTTGCAATACTTGGGAGTACCTCGACAGTCTTTCATGCACGTTGCATCGAGTGCTGGCAGGCGCAAGAACAACAGGTCTCTCCTTCGCGGGACGAAATGTACTTGTTACAGGTGCAGGCGAAGGGTCCATTGGCTGCAGCCTGGTTTCTAAATTGCTGTCCGCTGGTGCCCACGTCATTGTTACCAGCAGCTCCTACTCGCCCAGGGTGACTCGATTCTACCAACGCTTGTTTGCTGAGCACGGCGGCAAGGGCTCCAAACTGATACTCGTCCCTTTCAACCAGGCCAGTGTCCGTGATGTCGAAGCTTTGGTCACATACATCtatgacgacggcggccttAACTTGGATCTCGACTATGTCATCCCGTTCGCGGCCATCTCGGAGAATGGTCGAAATATGGACAACATCGACTCGCGCAGCGAGCTTGCTCATCGAGTAATGCTCACAAACACAATCAGACTAGTGGGAAGAGTCAAACACCATAAAGAGTCCAAGAGAATTATTACGCGCCCAGCGCAAGTGATTCTTCCTCTGTCACCCAACCACGGAACATTTGGTGGCGATGGTCTCTATGCAGAGTCCAAGCTCGGCCTGGAGTCGTTGTTTGATAAATTCTACTCGGAAGACTGGTCAGACTATTTACTCATATGTGGTGCGCTTATCGGCTGGACGCGAGGAACATCGTTGATGTCTGACAATGACATTGTTTCCGAGGGCATTGAGAAACATGGCATGCGTACATACTCGCAGGATGAGATGGCGCTCCAgatcatggcattgatggaTCCAGCCATTGTGTCGTTGTGTACTGATGAGCCGCTGCTCGCTGATTTAAGCGGCGGCATGGCCCAAATAGCCGACCTGAAGGGTGTTGTCACCGGGATTCGAGACGCCATCAATCAGCTAAGCGAAGAGAGGCGCATGATGAGACTTGAAGCGCTTTCTGATGCTCACGCAGTGGGTATGGAAGAGGGAATCGAAACACaagccaacattgacttTAATTTCCCTGCGCTCCCCGACTGGAAAACTGAAATCATGCCCATGGCGGACCAGCTGAAGGGCATGGTTGATCTTGACCacgttgtcgtcgtcgcaggCTTTGCTGAAATAGGGCCGTGGGGCAACTCGAGAACCAGATGGGACATGGAAGTCAACGGCTCTCTGTCGCTAGAGTCGTGCGTCGAGTTGGCATGGATCATGGGCCTCATCAAG from Metarhizium brunneum chromosome 2, complete sequence includes these protein-coding regions:
- the atnF gene encoding Fatty acid synthase subunit alpha, whose amino-acid sequence is MHPAVSASEAALQKDNEVACTLLIELLAHQFCYPVQWIKTQDLILGDQETNRVVELGPGNTLVKMAERTIAQKYAQQDTAANISRQLLSFQQNYDQISYEQRTVNPSSHEKTEDASGGSEPKPSPLVLSASPQQSAPATVVQQSTVMAVELEDEPARVIDITTTIVCLGLKKPLDGIDTTKSIRALSGGRSTLQNEIVGDLGAEFGAIPDGAEDMSIDDFCSLVQGTFAGKLGAKCCSAIEKMTSHKFSGSFQGSGIRKYLKKQWGLGPGRQDSVLLAALVSQPQARLQNHDEAKVFIDGIVQQYIQKHGLVLPAESSFAGPSAAQTMVGVEVLDCLEERQKAVLREQLQLYARLLGVDLDAPEAANAALRQRISELEGQLDEWNTEHGEAYASGLKPVFTPLKARVYDSWWNWAMQDLMILISTATSGSLSDIEPTMDRLKRNLVQKAHPRLVCAIRHFSSTTTKAHVAEILRDVLSRCQTSVNEMPMVYWHDQSMAPVTTVDQSGKIVYSERPRGIRIDDDVLPRIGRKVCNTWEYLDSLSCTLHRVLAGARTTGLSFAGRNVLVTGAGEGSIGCSLVSKLLSAGAHVIVTSSSYSPRVTRFYQRLFAEHGGKGSKLILVPFNQASVRDVEALVTYIYDDGGLNLDLDYVIPFAAISENGRNMDNIDSRSELAHRVMLTNTIRLVGRVKHHKESKRIITRPAQVILPLSPNHGTFGGDGLYAESKLGLESLFDKFYSEDWSDYLLICGALIGWTRGTSLMSDNDIVSEGIEKHGMRTYSQDEMALQIMALMDPAIVSLCTDEPLLADLSGGMAQIADLKGVVTGIRDAINQLSEERRMMRLEALSDAHAVGMEEGIETQANIDFNFPALPDWKTEIMPMADQLKGMVDLDHVVVVAGFAEIGPWGNSRTRWDMEVNGSLSLESCVELAWIMGLIKAHSGIVDGRPFSGWIDKSTNKPIADREIKEKYHDFIRKNCGLRYAESKPDSPSWTGMESLHEVEISKDHEPVEVSKETATQLKNIHGENLIVISNEETGQSKIVLKKGAKIMIPKLLRTQHTVAGQVPAGWNPSTYGIPEEIIGQVDPVTLFALVASAEALQSAGISDAYELYEHLHVSEVANCTGSGFGGSASIRKMFKGRYQDQPAAKDILAESFISSTSAWINMLLMSSAGPNKTPVGACATALESLDTAFDLIQAGKAKMCLVGGFDDMLKEISDEFANLKATVDADDDAARGREPSEMSRPATSTRNGFVESEGAGVQIVTSANVALEMGLPIHAVIALTRTAMDGASRSIPAPGQGLLGSAAQTQSKYDSPLMSMAYRKRSLQKRLQQAAEMRELQISDLGEEIAHLKRQGCAFDEANYVQHRMASIEQDAKRDRAEALKLYGNHFWIHDGRISPIRGALAVWGLTVDDIDVVSFHGTSTKANEKNESSVINEQFKYLGRTEGNVVPVVCQKFLTGHPKGAAGAWMLNGCMQLMADGRIPGNRNADNIDAALQQYDYLVFPNKTIEKPEVKAFVVQSFGFGQKGAMAIGVNPKYLYATLDEDDFMAYKQKRHVRERRSNRVSSERFCNNSIFQAKDETPYAAADRSRVLLRSEA